Below is a genomic region from Raphanus sativus cultivar WK10039 chromosome 4, ASM80110v3, whole genome shotgun sequence.
gAAACTCAAAGATTCacaatttcaaaaatatcttgagttttttatttggaaaatttgaaaatatatatggttacaaaatatgtttttttgtgtgtaaatgcctacaaaatatgtttttcgTTTGTAACTACATTAAATAAGTCAAGTTTCATAACTATGCACTCAtgtcatatatatgtatttcaaaagctatttttaaaattttattcataaagtttgcaacatattatatatttttagtatttttttatgttatacCAGTTATAACTGCCCATATTTTATTACTGAACTTAAGTAggtgttttataaaaaatataactgaTACACGTCTCaggatgtcaaaaaaaaaaaattacatctatatatataactgcTTGTCGTTTGTAACTGATTAAATTGAGTGGGGGGAGActaatataaaaaggaaaaataattaGATGCAGTTAGAGAATTAAAGTAATCCCGAGTTTATGGTTTTCGAAATGGtggttacaaaaaatatatttagatacagttagaaaatataaagtttattttttgtgtATGTATTGTTGAAAAAATTAGTTGGACACAACCTgatatcaattggtcatgctggagaattaatagaatagatgacAATCTTTCCTCCCACAACGAATAGTCCTTATGTAGTCCCAGTCCCGCACGCAATTGTCATATACTGACATATCAAAGGTTGGAGAGGGGACCCTTCATGCCACAGGCTTTCAACAATCACAACTCACTTGAAATGTTGCTTTATGAATTATGCAACAATTTTTCCAGATTTATACTGGTTAATTTTATTACATTGACCCATTCATTCTGAAACATGGTCAATGCATGCATTGATTACAAGGGGTTTACtagtttgtatattttatagtataaaaGATCCATGTGGTTATTGAATGACTAGTCTTTATATTGGTCTTTCTTAGCAGAATAAGCTAGGCTAGGTCTTGACAATATCACACACCATTTATTTGTTTACTGGTCTGTATAGAACCCACACTATTTAATGGCCTATCTAGGTGTCTTGACAATATCACATAACCAGATTTGTATATGTATACTGTTATTTATTAACCTAGGCAACATTTATATTCAATAAAATCGTAGTTGACaaaagtcacaaaatttacGAATTGATTTTTTTCTGCATACCATTCAATTGAAACTATTCTTTTTCCTATGGGACCGATAGGtgttaagaaaaaacaaaagtagTTGGACCAAACAGAATAATAAAAGATATATCTTCTTAATGGGAACCATATAGGCCAACTTTACGATCCTATCATATTCATTGAATAAATCATTCACAACTAAAGATTAGAAAAATGTACCTTTCCAATGCAAATTGAATTTGAATACTTTTTTCCAGCTATGTTTTTTCTCAATCAAGTTTCATTTACAGTAGTATTCAACAAAACTGGACgttataatgtttatttttagaaaatatatatagacatGTATGGAATGTATGTACAAATACAATAcaagaaaatatgataaaacaaaaaacaatacTACTGTACTGCAAGTGCGCAGTCAAAACCTATAAGTTATAGCCTATTTGTTCACTAAAGTGAATAcggtttactttttttttgacaaataagGTCACTAGGTTTTACGTACAAGAACTCCATATTTTCAGTATGTATAAACATCATCTACCTATTCTTGTAGTCGTGTGTGTATGTGTGCGCAAAGAGTGGTGTAACTAAAACACAATGATGCATGTTAGTCGACGAGAGAGTTTAGCCTTGTCTTGTAACTTTGaacattttttctatttaactGTATGTGATGATTTCCACTCCTTAATAGCAAAAAGAAGAGAATGATTAGGAAGAAGAGTTTGGTTAGGAAAGGGCGAATCCGTCATTGGAGATTTATGATTCTTCTCAAGCCATTCCTTAATGGCTCTCTTCTCGTATGTATATCCATCCGAAGCAACAAATGGATTCTCCATCACATCCTAATATTCATCAattaaaaatgatcaaaaatcAAGAACGGAAAGACAATAAATCTGATCATTATCATTGAATTACCTTAGTTATTGGACAATAGAAATGGCTCGGAGCGTGGCTGTGATTGTTGTTTAGGGCTTCAAAATACACGTTTCTTGCGTCGGAAGCAACGTCCTTTAACCGTTCAAGAACCGGTAGAATTTCTTTCCCTAAATAAGGACGGTCACGCTTCCTCATCTCGGCACATCTAAGCCCTATCATAACCATCTCTTTCGCTTCCTTAACCGGCCAGTCTCCAgcagatttatccaaaatctctGAAAAATTCCCGGTTTGATCTCTCAACGCTTTCTCAACCGAATGAGCCAAACCCATCGCGGACCTAGCCGTGGCTAGCTGAAGAAGTATGATCCCAAACGCGTAGATATCAGATTCTGGAGTCACCACACCGGTTCTTTGGTACTCGGGGTCGATGTAGAAGAACGTTCCAACCGGACCGGTCTCGTTGAAAACTGTTGATGCATGGGAAGGGTCGAGGTTAACCATTTTCGAAAGGCCTACGTCACCGATTTTGCTCACATTGTTCCGGTCTAGGAGTATATTAGCCGGTTTAAGATCGCGGTGAACGATTGGTCTTGGCTCGTTCGTGTGGAGAAAGTAGAGCGCTGAAGCGATCTCCCAAGCGATTCTGAACCGCTCAAACCATAGTAACGGAGCGTCAGTGTTTGGTCTGCGTTTCATGAGTCTTTCCTCTAGGTTCCCGTTGTGCATGTACTCGTAGACCAAGCTGCCGCGTTCAGGACACGCGCCTAGGAGGAGAAGCAAGTGCGGGTGACGAATCTTGCTAAGAATCTCAAGCTGAAGATGACAATCGTTTGAGAAAACAGTAACTATTATTCTTCAAGGttgaaaagtattttttttaccaaaaaaaggttgaaaagtatttttttttaaaaagtattttatttacCTCTTGGTGAAACTGTTTGGTTAAGCTGCTTTTGTCCGAATGAAGAACCTTGACAGCTACTGTCGTGTGGTGCAAGTTACACCGGTACACGCTTCCGTACCCGCCGGATCCGATTTTGAGTTCATCGGAGAACGATGACGTGGCCTCAACGATATCTTCCCACTCAAACTTCATGTACTGTTGGCGTTGAAGCGGTCCTCCTTCAAGTGCATCCTCTAGCCTCTGCTTCTCCTTTCTAACATCTTCCGCTCTTGCTTCCGCCTCAAGTCTCTCTTCAATTTCTCTCTCAACACATTCTCTCACGAGCTCAGCTTCGCTTTCCGCCTCCTCTTGTCTCTCCCTCTCCATTTCCACCGCTTCCTCCGCGTCTTCTTCCCTTATAGTTAAGTTCTTGAGCCTTGTAGCTTCCTCTGACCGTCGCTGGTTCAGATCTTGCATCTGacataacaaaaaaacagaggatACATATAAACTTcaacatcaaaagaaaaaaatatatttataaccaaatattGTAACAAACAATTAACCTTTTTGGTAGCATCCAATACTTCATTTTGAGCAACTGCATACATTCCTTTGATGTGACGGAGTTCAATCTTCAGCTTCTCTAGCTCAAAGTCTTTATTCATCTGAATGTAAAGAATGCcacattcaaaaaaaaatataagatcgATCACTCCACTTATCATCAATTGGTTCTAAAATGAAAGTATACCTGGCTACTGGATGAAGTAGGGTCACTGTAGCATCCTGAGCTTGATCCTTCCTCTGTATGAGAGCTTCTCCGGCTGTGGATATCACTTTCTTTATACCTAACCAACGAGCTGTTTGTCCGGTAATAGCCCCTTTGGTTTGGTTCATCCACATCTAGAGAGGCGGCTCTGTTATGGTGCGTATCAATACTCTTCTTTGTTCCCATATTTGTCCCGACCTTCTGGTTAACGGTTGAAAGCGCTTGGACTCTTTGATAGAGTAGAGATGTAGATGAGAATTGATGACTTGATGTCGAACTTACTGACCCTGGAACGTTAAAAGAAACAATCAATCAAATCAAACagattttttaagattttcttGCGTCGTATAGCCAAATGAAAAATTTGTCTCgataccaaaaaataatttactaatATTATAGATCATTTAGCATTGAATCTGTAATTGTTTTAGCCTCATGAATCGGCAAGTGAGGTAGTTAATACCTGACTGGCTACTTGAAGAGAACTGGCTTTCACTCCTATCATCTGCAATGCTTGTTTCAATGTCTACATCGGATTTTCGAACATTAAGAAGCTTCCCTTTGGAGATAACGTGAACGGTGCAAAATCTCGGTGTAACATCTGAGATTCTTGAAGACAAGTTGCTTCTCTTCAACTTCCTgcaaaagaaccaaaaaaaaattactaaaggAAACCAAAAGATATATAGAGAAATCTTTAGTGAAGAGAGTGTTTTGGATATGTTACCATGATGAGAAGATGATAGAAGAGGAAGCACCAATAACTAACTCACTGATTCCATGATCTTCAACCGCTTTAGAGATTGCATCAGCTACATCATCTGATTCGAGTACCATCATATCCAATTGAACCTTTCACATTTCACATTTCACGAGATTTTAGATtcttggtaaaaaaaaatatatatataaaacaagaaaGGACCATATCCACTGTGAAGAAGTCCAACTTTAATACATACCTCTCTATGAGCAAACATGGAACTGCTTGGATGAAGCATTTCTCTGGTTTTCCTATCAACATCTTTCTTGTAAACCGTTGTGGTCGAGTCTTTTCTTGAGGTTGAAACCGACATCGAATCTCCTGTTcttgcaaaaaaataaaaaatcagatcGAAGTTTGAAGTGAAATTTTGCAAAGGTTGTAACGTTTGTAACTCTTACTTGGCTGGACATGTAAGAGCTTGAAGACAACATGTTCTTGAGAAGCGAATTGTTGAAGTGCCCATCGGATAACGCCTTTGGTTTTGCTATTATTTCCTTTGATCGCTACTGCTACGATCAAAGCTCCTTCTCTCATACTCAAAATTTCAACCGCTAAGATTAAAAAAAACGGCTAAGATCTGATTAAAAAGAACTAAAGAAACCAAGAAAGGGTAAAAGCGATGGTTTTTGAAGAAAGCTGAAGAATATGACTTCAAATCTTCAagtttttgtttgcttaatcTTGTTGTACACAAATGATTAAACAGCTTAGGTATCGAGAcaaaggagagaagagagagtcaTGAACTGGTATGTTCTTATTTGATTAATTAATGTAGTTACAGTGACATTTTCTCTGGACAATCCAAACAAGTTGGATTCTTattgaatataataattttaaagtaagGTTTTATTACagaaccaaaaatataatagaaagaTGGAAAATCTTGTTAATCAACTCAACGGCTGAGATCATCAGGGTTTAAGGTTTTGGTTTTGTAAAAGACTTTAAGAAACTGCCAGAAAGGCCAAACAGTGGTATCAGATAAGATTTGAAAATACCTTAATGATGTTTTGACTTTGAAAAGCTCCAAAGATTTTCCCAGAAACTCGACAAATGGATGGACAGAGGGAGGTCGAAGAGAGGAGTAAAGAAGATGACGAATCAAATTTGCGTCAGTGTACGAATCtcctaattaaaaatattttagttacacGGAAATTTATGAGCAACCGAGTTGAATTcttgatgaaaatatataaaaacaaggTTCAAGGAAAGTAATGATGAAAACGATGAGAACAAGATAATGAAAATGTCAAAAAAGTCTAGAAGAGTTTATTTTGTGCGTGTGAATATGAGATGTCTTTTCCGGTAAGCCTTCAAATGTTTGAGAAACGAGACGTCGTTGAAAGTCAGACACAACTTGGGCTCTTGTCGGACTACCAAGTTGTTTATTCAATATTATTGACTTTTCAATCTGTGGTGTGTTGGACTGTTGTCCCTTATGAATATGGTAGGCTAATTTCTGcattaaaacaattttgttttcgTTTTTGGGTTTCTTGTTCAactataatatgttttttattttacgaATCTTCCTTTTATAGTGATATGAAACAGACTTTTTCGTctaaatatttaactaataaattttaagttatgtagtgataaattaaaaaaacgtTTTCCAACTTTACTAGTAACTCTTTTTCGATAATTATTTGGGATGATTTACTTTCTTTCATACCAAACAAATAAGAAatttactctctctctttcttttaaaaagtaACCGAATCAAGACAGTACGCGGGAGAACTATATACGTAGCAGCTCCTTTCTTAGAGTCTTTGCGTCGACACCTCCATAAAACTTACCAGTGGATCTTAATTCCCGTGACTATATAATTTGAAGCTTCGTAGACAAACATGAAACACCCCCCTGCGGTCTAAACTCTTACAGTCCTAGTGATCAACTTCTCCacatgaaatttaaataaaaactttacaaaattataattaggTTTGAAACATTATACTAATATTTAGGAGAGAGACGAAGAAATTTAAATCTCTAATGTTGCTTTGAATTATTTAATCACAGGGGTGCAGCTGCCAACCCAATCTTTGTTCaaccttgtttttttttaatttagattaaACTTTTGTACAATCTACTTTTCATCAATATGAAATTTACGGTTTGACAGAAATAAAACTTCTCCACATGAACCTTTTAGTATTTAGGTATTCCAAAACTTTCACACTTAAGCAGATCACATGTCCTATAAGGCTATAAAGCTTTCAGAACTCAAGTACGGATGCTCAGTTCAAAAGTTTGACAAGATAAGCCATACGACTAGTTTGACCTACTTATTCATGCAACTTTACTCTTATTTTGTCATCTATTTTTGACCGACTGTATTTTCTAATACACTTTACGTAAATTTCTTTGAAGTTATGCTAAGTCccaaaaacattatatattatatgatacaGAGATATATCAAATGGAATTATTTCATTGGATTGTATGATAATCAAGTCCAATATGATACGTACAGATGTAGGTTCAACATTTATTATCTGTAATAAATGGGAGTAATGGACATTCAATGTTGGACAAAATAACAGGTGCTTGGTAGTCTGAGATAAGAATGTTATGGAGAGCACagcttcaaaaaaatattttttttggaaaaacttCAAATTATGCGTTTGATAAATACAGTTTTAACTTTTATCAATAGTCATGTGCATTTGTTGGCCTTACCTAATGGACATCTCGTGTTTGACATTGATGTAGGTGCGGGTTATTTCCTGGGGTGGTCCACTATCCACATAGCCAGTCTATTTGGACTGAAACGAGAGTAGAAAATTGAAACAGgagaaatttaaaacaaaagacATTTATCTCTCCATCTCTAGTGTTGTAGTCTTTGCATCTCATCACACAAAAGATAGATCGTTGGAACGTAgacaaaggaagaagaagaacaaagagagaacCACACGAAAGAGATATTTAATAGTAAACACATAGATAAGAATCCATCGTACTTATTGTCGAATCTTTCTCCCTCTCTCAGTATTATTTATTGGCTTTCCACTCCATGATGGCTGAGTAAAGAGTGTAATTAGCAAGAAGGTTCTTGTTAGGAAGTGGAAGGTTGGTCACTGGCGACGTATCATTCTCTCTCAGCCAGTCCTCTATGGCTTCACGATCGTAAGTGTACCCATCCGCCGCCACGCAGGGCTGGTTCATCACTCCCTGTGATCAAAcaccgaaaaaaaaaacaattaggtCAAAAATCGAGAAAGAAGACAAGGTTACTTGTTGCTCAAGTAACCAGTTACATTCCTAGGGTTTATACGAACCTTGAGAAGTGGGCAAATGAAATGAGATGGAGGATCCAACGAAGTTCTCGAGAGTGAGTTTTGAGCTTTTTCGACAACTTTCCAAAGCCTTTCTAAAGTCGGTATGATCTGATCTTTAAGGTCTGGTCTGTCTCTGCGTCTCATTTCAGTACAACACAGTCCCAAAGCAGCTAGCTCACGAGTCTCGCTAATAGGCCAGGATCCAGCTTTCACATCCAACAATGCCATAAACTCAGCATCGTCCCCTATGGCTTCTTCCACCATATGAGTAATCGCTATGGCTGGCTTCGCGGTTATGAGCTGCAGAATCACAACACCTAGAGAATACACATCTGACTTAGGCGAGATGATCCCTGTCCGCTGATACTCCGGGTCGATGTAACAGAGCGTTCCCACGGGGCTGGTCTTCTTGAAGACGGTTAGTTTAGAAGCAGCGTCGTCTTGGTTAACCATAGTGGAGAGACCAACGTCCCCGAGTTTACTGACGAAGTTTTGGTCAAGCAAGATGTTTCCTGGTTTGAGGTCGCGGTGAATGATGGGTCTAGGCTTGGATTTGTGGAGGAAGACAAGCGCCGAAGCGACTTCTAACGCGATCCTGAAACGCTCGAACCAAGGGATGGGAGGTGTGTCGTTGACTAGCATCAACCTGTCATCTAAGCTTCCGTTGTCCATGTACTCGTAGACGAGGCAGCCTCGCTCGGGACATGCCCCGAGGAGAAGGACGAGGTGAGGATGACGGATCTTGCTCAAGATCTCAAGCTatcaaaaacagaaacaaaaaaaacatttagactAATCTGGTCGGTAACTTAGGTTGGAAGTCCATCTAACTTAATATCGACTCTTGCTCAAGATCTCAAGCTatcaaaaacagaaacaaaaaaacatttagacTAATCTGGTAGGTAGCTTAGGTTGGGAAGTCCATCTAACTTAATACGGATTAATTATCTCACCTCTTGATCGAACTGTTTAGAGAGCTGAGTTTCTCCAGCGTGAAGGACCTTGACAGCACCGGTCGTGTGATGCAGATTGCATTTGTAGACAGTTCCATAGGCTCCAACTCCGATCTTGAGATCTTCCGAAAAATCGCTAGTCGCGGCTGTGATTTCCTCCCACGAGTAATGCTGGTACTGTATCCCGGGACAGACGAGAGAAGCTTGGAGCTTATCTTTCTCTTTAGCTTCACGTTCTGCTTTGATCTCAGCTTCTCTTCTATGTAAAGCCTCTTTCACCATGAGTTCTTTAACCTTCTCTGCCTCCTTCATCACCTCTTCGTACCTCTGCCTCTCCTTTGAAGCTGTATCTTTAGCTATTTCTTCCTGTTCTTTAAGCTCCACAAGCTTCTCTGATTCCTCGAATCTTCTCTGGTTTAGCTCATTTAGCTgcaaccaaaaccaaaaaaaaagaaagaatatgaAATGTAACATATATAACACGAAAAACTACCACGGTCTATGCAGTTCAAGAATAATTAACTAAACCTTTTTAGAGGCATCGACGTTCTCGTTTTGAGCCATGGCATACATCTCCTGAAGCTGTTGCAGTTCGGCTCTCAGCTTCTCTATCTCAAAGGTTAGATTCACCTACACGATTAGACCCACTTTCAGTACCAAAGAAAAACATG
It encodes:
- the LOC108853106 gene encoding U-box domain-containing protein 52, giving the protein MDERKGARPLREHLSLAPPPPPPAVAVAINGKKKSKYVAFWALEKFIPEGFSDFKLIYVRPPLTYIPTPMGNAISVTELRDDVVSAYRQELDWNTKEILQPYKKMFDRRKVLSCSLLCFALFCSVVLIELITNDIKQVQVEILVLESQDPAAAIAQEIAGTGVTKLVIGMSLRGFFSRKIDMSSMIATAVPRFCTVYVVSKGKLASVRPSDSDASGSIRLETSSSTSGSTDSPRVPSEYQDFNSFVSEAQSRVSEMRSSGVVQMDTSCSETGQSDVSRERGMQIVLSGGGGNNNNESFSASFPMGEEAYHAMSWTSKWRDHEERRSIMSSSSSNNHELANMEWGAVVPENYSWVSHQASNMSDGRISFHSFNDNQVNLTFEIEKLRAELQQLQEMYAMAQNENVDASKKLNELNQRRFEESEKLVELKEQEEIAKDTASKERQRYEEVMKEAEKVKELMVKEALHRREAEIKAEREAKEKDKLQASLVCPGIQYQHYSWEEITAATSDFSEDLKIGVGAYGTVYKCNLHHTTGAVKVLHAGETQLSKQFDQELEILSKIRHPHLVLLLGACPERGCLVYEYMDNGSLDDRLMLVNDTPPIPWFERFRIALEVASALVFLHKSKPRPIIHRDLKPGNILLDQNFVSKLGDVGLSTMVNQDDAASKLTVFKKTSPVGTLCYIDPEYQRTGIISPKSDVYSLGVVILQLITAKPAIAITHMVEEAIGDDAEFMALLDVKAGSWPISETRELAALGLCCTEMRRRDRPDLKDQIIPTLERLWKVVEKAQNSLSRTSLDPPSHFICPLLKGVMNQPCVAADGYTYDREAIEDWLRENDTSPVTNLPLPNKNLLANYTLYSAIMEWKANK
- the LOC108855814 gene encoding U-box domain-containing protein 51 is translated as MREGALIVAVAIKGNNSKTKGVIRWALQQFASQEHVVFKLLHVQPRDSMSVSTSRKDSTTTVYKKDVDRKTREMLHPSSSMFAHREVQLDMMVLESDDVADAISKAVEDHGISELVIGASSSIIFSSWKLKRSNLSSRISDVTPRFCTVHVISKGKLLNVRKSDVDIETSIADDRSESQFSSSSQSGSVSSTSSHQFSSTSLLYQRVQALSTVNQKVGTNMGTKKSIDTHHNRAASLDVDEPNQRGYYRTNSSLVRYKESDIHSRRSSHTEEGSSSGCYSDPTSSSSQMNKDFELEKLKIELRHIKGMYAVAQNEVLDATKKMQDLNQRRSEEATRLKNLTIREEDAEEAVEMERERQEEAESEAELVRECVEREIEERLEAEARAEDVRKEKQRLEDALEGGPLQRQQYMKFEWEDIVEATSSFSDELKIGSGGYGSVYRCNLHHTTVAVKVLHSDKSSLTKQFHQELEILSKIRHPHLLLLLGACPERGSLVYEYMHNGNLEERLMKRRPNTDAPLLWFERFRIAWEIASALYFLHTNEPRPIVHRDLKPANILLDRNNVSKIGDVGLSKMVNLDPSHASTVFNETGPVGTFFYIDPEYQRTGVVTPESDIYAFGIILLQLATARSAMGLAHSVEKALRDQTGNFSEILDKSAGDWPVKEAKEMVMIGLRCAEMRKRDRPYLGKEILPVLERLKDVASDARNVYFEALNNNHSHAPSHFYCPITKDVMENPFVASDGYTYEKRAIKEWLEKNHKSPMTDSPFPNQTLLPNHSLLFAIKEWKSSHTVK